One segment of Fusarium oxysporum f. sp. lycopersici 4287 chromosome 15, whole genome shotgun sequence DNA contains the following:
- a CDS encoding hypothetical protein (At least one base has a quality score < 10), translated as MTAGEDVWDSLPKVEQKAIWDETERNFWVNLRSKKDAENKKIEKDFQLSINEIRLKFSDLTGQRSQLKESQSRLARELAKVEAELARTTDECEEKANRLERIEQDYRASRQKRAETLHDIWFKMRRFFRQKRGEDPDAPDDLGPESEGIVLPEVLPELSSAFNGPIPRIEPTNGTATVMDRPDEVDDDDRMEGIEHHDNEAAETLVDVVDADGNVIGPVEQIEPWNQWVEGIQELEIRRPVKIRRGRRFNARHLTSIYERTEAKGVKWLSCMIQATGEIQAKRCHSCDKNQGAFDDCIIVGGDLFQKCGNCEWNRQGCHGASGDTIDILASRERARRKKQLKERIQETPTDRSSETIHPTVEVQPRPEPTRQPEPQRVEQQISVPSRPPSPQPILQRTLERFPERQPERQPDRQIERQPEPQQEQQPERRPERPIEPQLARVTECQAERTTTRQPERRPEPQTERILDRSNDPFHDVIAARAPEQTVEVAPVQIAERPREMPHRPIYGSPHGPPSRPTTAPRSDYAPERMIDPVDSPLPTPVYPQPRPLETLRSVLPSSAPRHSSHDILHPSTELDGSTKDHRGSVQVHTPREPERMNTPQEYRITPGFTPANITSRPPSSERGRPTPPSLPIDPSSQPPESPPALLLEEITRENMVLKNDEVVYTYPECVAGVPLVKINEEHPYWEANWPNVKTLIEPQLARWREKHQAAIEAGPKQDKGGSSKYQIGRQVNRGIKILEFHEKGPISPYQLLGKRYIQAGKGGITSYDTLFRLSETISELEKFNLDISPVDWMRQRLHELIQTQGLNFNLPRTIHDFYHDSKLTSLRYKHGFKNIGRPSGAMKARLSHGSPSTIPKPPQKRKSMHSIPSSTTPLPGQISSGYRTPASIPAPAPQPVFSTHLNKKPKYMPPAHYRPDHDEFYFEAWSDTDSCSGGSITKYDWRLAVVKTRLYTSHINVTQYWTWVLKDVKPAKWGLFRDEIDFHVHIAEIEEMEWSIEALRVHIITKKDVGELAPDGKPRGDVMASFPRARTMRRFLFFCRERGMKMATKEPEELNDLWDSMVSEQLPGRSDSNQQLVE; from the exons ATGACCGCAGGGGAAGATGTCTGGGACTCTCTCCCAAAGGTGGAGCAAAAGGCTATCTGGGATGAGACAGAACGCAATTTCTGGGTTAACCTCCGCAGCAAGAAGGATGCCGAGAACAAAAAGATCGAGAAAGATTTCCAGCTCTCAATTAATGAAATTCGGTTGAAGTTCAGTGATCTCACAGGGCAGCGAAGTCAACTGAAAGAATCTCAATCCCGATTAGCTAGGGAACTCGCCAAAGTTGAGGCGGAACTGGCACGCACCACTGATGAGTGTGAGGAGAAGGCCAATCGACTTGAGCGCATTGAGCAAGACTACCGCGCGTCACGTCAGAAGAGAGCGGAAACGCTGCATGATATTTGGTTCAAGATGCGCCGATTCTTCAGACAAAAGAGAGGGGAGGATCCTGATGCTCCGGACGATCTCGGACCCGAATCAGAAGGAATTGTTCTGCCTGAAGTGTTGCCAGAGCTATCCTCAGCGTTTAACGGGCCGATTCCACGAATAGAGCCTACTAATGGCACTGCAACGGTAATGGACAGACCCGATGAagtggatgatgatgatcgTATGGAAGGCATTGAGCACCATGATAATGAGGCAGCCGAGACCctcgttgatgttgttgacgCTGATGGAAATGTGATCGGACCCGTGGAACAGATCGAGCCTTGGAACCAATGGGTTGAGGGAATCCAGGAATTGGAGATACGAAGACCTGTCAAGATTCGCCGAGGACGGCGCTTCAACGCTAGACATCTTACCAGCATTTACGAACGAACTGAGGCGAAGGGGGTCAAATGGCTCTCTTGTATGATTCAAGCTACAGGAGAAATTCAGGCCAAGAGATGCCACTCATGCGACAAGAACCAAGGCGCGTTTGACGACTGCATCATTGTCGGCGGAGATCTCTTTCAGAAATGCGGCAACTGCGAATGGAACCGTCAGGGATGCCATGGTGCCTCAGGGGACACGATTGATATACTAGCCTCGAGGGAGAGAGCACGACGGAAGAAACAACTAAAAGAAAGAATTCAAGAGACTCCCACAGACCGTTCCTCGGAAACAATACATCCGACAGTTGAAGTTCAGCCAAGGCCTGAGCCAACACGTCAACCAGAACCCCAACGAGTTGAACAACAAATCTCTGTGCCCTCTCGGCCACCTTCACCACAGCCCATTCTACAGCGTACACTTGAAAGATTCCCTGAGCGACAGCCCGAGAGACAACCGGATAGACAGATTGAGCGACAGCCCGAGCCACAACAGGAACAGCAACCTGAGCGACGGCCTGAACGACCAATTGAGCCTCAACTTGCACGAGTGACTGAGTGTCAGGCAGAACGGACTACAACACGACAGCCGGAACGGCGCCCTGAGCCCCAAACCGAGCGAATTCTGGACCGATCCAATGACCCGTTCCATGATGTGATCGCTGCAAGGGCCCCGGAACAAACTGTCGAAGTAGCACCAGTGCAAATCGCTGAACGTCCTCGTGAAATGCCCCATAGACCAATTTATGGTTCACCTCACGGACCTCCAAGCCGTCCGACAACGGCTCCCAGGTCGGATTATGCTCCGGAACGTATGATTGACCCTGTGGACTCGCCCTTACCGACACCAGTCTATCCTCAACCCAGGCCCTTGGAGACACTGCGCTCTGTGCTTCCTTCGAGTGCCCCCCGCCACTCCTCTCATGACATTCTCCACCCATCAACAGAGCTCGATGGCTCTACCAAAGACCATCGCGGTTCTGTTCAGGTCCACACACCACGAGAACCCGAACGGATGAATACTCCACAAGAGTATCGTATAACTCCTGGGTTTACGCCGGCCAATATTACAAGTCGACCTCCATCCAGCGAACGAGGAAGACCAACTCCGCCATCGTTGCCCATTGATCCTTCGTCACAGCCTCCTGAGTCTCCTCCTGCTCTACTATTGGAAGAGATCACCCGAGAGAACATGGTCCTCAAGAATGATGAAGTTGTTTACACTTATCCTGAATGCGTTGCGGGGGTGCCATTGGTCAAGATTAACGAGGAACACCCCTATTGGGAAGCCAACTGGCCAAACGTCAAAACACTTATTGAGCCACAGCTTGCTCGATGGCGCGAGAAGCATCAGGCTGCTATTGAAGCAGGTCCTAAGCAGGATAAGGGAGGCTCTTCAAAGTATCAAATTGGCAGACAGGTCAACCGTGGTATAAAAATTCTCGAATTCCACGAGAAGGGCCCCATCAGCCCTTATCAGTTGTTAGGTAAAAGATATATTCAGGCTGGCAAGGGTGGTATAACCTCATATGACACCCTATTTCGCCTGTCAGAGACAATATCGGAGCTCGAAAAATTCAATCTTGACATATCGCCGGTTGACTGGATGCGACAGCGTCTCCACGAACTGATTCAAACTCAGGGTCTCAATTTCAACCTGCCACGAACAATTCACGACTTCTATCATGACTCAAAACTCACAAGTCTTCGTTACAAGCATGGCTTTAAGAACATAGGACGCCCTTCTGGAGCCATGAAGGCTCGCTTGAGCCATGGCAGCCCTAGCACTATACCCAAACCCCCCCAAAAGCGCAAGTCTATGCACTCG ATTCCTTCGTCAACCACTCCTCTGCCTGGTCAAATATCCTCAGGCTACAGAACTCCAGCCTCGATCCCGGCCCCTGCTCCTCAGCCAGTCTTCAGCACCcacctcaacaagaagcccAAATACATGCCACCTGCACATTATCGCCCCGATCACGACGAATTTTATTTTGAGGCTTGGTCCGATACAGATTCATGCAGTGGCGGCAGCATTACTAAATATGATTGGCGTCTTGCTGTAGTCAAGACTCGATTATATACCAGCCACATCAATGTTACACAGTATTGGACCTGG GTACTCAAAGACGTGAAACCTGCGAAGTGGGGCTTGTTTAGGGACGAGATCGATTTCCATGTCCACATCGCAGAGATTGAGGAAATGGAGTGGAGTATCGAAGCACTTCGCGTTCACATCATTACGAAAAAGGATGTCGGAGAGCTTGCTCCAGATGGCAAGCCTCGAGGCGATGTCATGGCATCTTTCCCACGAGCACGTACAATGCGTCGCTTCCTGTTCTTTTGCAGAGAAAGGGGTATGAAAATGGCTACGAAGGAGCC TGAGGAACTTAATGACCTGTGGGATTCCATGGTTTCTGAACAATTGCCTGGTCGAAGCGATTCTAATCAACAGTTGGTGGAATGA